One Paraburkholderia sp. PREW-6R genomic region harbors:
- a CDS encoding Asp/Glu/hydantoin racemase, which produces MHGKRIRLGILTPSSNTALEPITAAMLSELPDVSAHFARFKVTEIALSDAALGQFDASRILAAAHQLADARVDVIGWSGTSAGWLGFQRDQALCRQITEATGIPATTSVLALNEIFAKTGVRRFGLVSPYTDDVQQRIVRNYEALGIECVAERHMGLHDNFSFADVPDTQLAIMMREAAFARPDAVITFCTNLHAAHLVRAFEMATDIPAYDTVATVVWKALRMLDVDTKPLKSWGQLFRDLQ; this is translated from the coding sequence CGGCGCTCGAGCCGATCACCGCCGCGATGCTGAGCGAACTGCCAGATGTCAGCGCGCACTTTGCCCGCTTCAAGGTGACGGAGATCGCGTTATCCGACGCGGCGCTTGGTCAATTCGACGCAAGCCGGATCCTGGCGGCCGCGCATCAACTCGCCGACGCGCGGGTGGACGTGATCGGCTGGAGCGGCACCTCGGCGGGTTGGCTCGGGTTCCAGCGCGATCAGGCGCTGTGCAGACAGATTACCGAGGCGACCGGCATTCCCGCGACGACCTCGGTACTGGCGCTCAACGAAATCTTCGCGAAGACCGGCGTGCGACGCTTTGGCCTGGTATCGCCTTATACCGATGACGTCCAGCAGCGGATTGTGCGTAACTACGAGGCGCTCGGTATCGAATGTGTGGCGGAACGGCATATGGGGCTACATGACAATTTCAGCTTTGCCGACGTGCCCGACACGCAACTCGCGATCATGATGCGCGAGGCCGCTTTCGCGAGACCCGACGCGGTGATTACTTTCTGCACCAATCTGCATGCGGCGCATCTCGTGCGCGCGTTCGAAATGGCGACGGATATTCCCGCGTACGACACGGTGGCAACGGTGGTGTGGAAGGCGCTGAGAATGCTGGACGTGGACACGAAGCCGTTGAAGAGTTGGGGGCAGCTGTTTCGGGATCTGCAGTAG